Proteins from one Benincasa hispida cultivar B227 unplaced genomic scaffold, ASM972705v1 Contig565, whole genome shotgun sequence genomic window:
- the LOC120069737 gene encoding U11/U12 small nuclear ribonucleoprotein 59 kDa protein isoform X1 — MNPVPHQFAPQPPWFPVPPPNPPPSSCSSFWDNLNVRDRLRDLQDTLDLAKSMQKELEMLMIVKEGNSSEQSADNLPNGSSIGEFSDYLKDRRINSELQESRSVEIAAALMKRLRAQLHPFSLATDESSLSEAVKLSGKLLKAKRNKQWRKKKRKRIAESLAKERESFDQVDQEADKWRAREIAKDIAKRKVEKMKEIARIKAKEEKKKLDSELELALIVEKLQELRSIRIQKLKKQGHFLPEEDDKFLEKVRAAVEEEERQALAAADTDAAKDAIATAEVSRKTIPSYNPESRDPASATNGSEERNDQRTASADDKISNTSTDKEPGKQFGEVQGYGRMYDYAVNLPMEFYHYYYGSNTDMGTLIEVRRSWDAFIRPGGSRIPGHWVQPPPPADEIWAAYLVRPK; from the exons ATGAATCCAGTTCCGCATCAGTTTGCACCTCAACCTCCGTGGTTCCCGGTGCCGCCACCGAATCCGCCGCCGTCTTCATGTTCATCGTTCTGGGACAACCTGAATGTGCGTGATCGTTTAAGGGATTTGCAAGACACTCTCGATCTCGCCAAGTCAAT GCAGAAAGAGCTTGAAATGTTGATGATAGTTAAAGAGGGAAATTCATCCGAGCAGAGTGCGGATAATCTGCCTAATGGTTCTTCTATTGGTGAATTTTCTGATTACTTGAAAGATAGAAGAATTAATTCGGAGTTGCAAGAATCGCGTTCGGTCGAAATTGCAGCTGCTTTGATGAAAAGGTTGAGAGCTCAGCTTCATCCATTTAGCCTGGCTACTGATGAATCGAGTCTCTCGGAAGCAGTTAAGTTATCTGGTAAATTATTGAAGGCCAAGAGAAATAAGCAgtggagaaagaaaaagaggaagCGCATTGCTGAATCACTCGCAAAG GAACGTGAAAGTTTTGACCAAGTTGATCAGGAGGCTGATAAATGGAGGGCCAGGGAGATTGCCAAGGATATTGCAAAACGCAAG GTGGAGAAGATGAAAGAGATTGCAAGAATTAAAGcaaaagaggagaaaaagaagctaGATTCTGAG CTTGAACTAGCACTAATAGTGGAAAAGTTGCAAGAATTGCGCTCCATCAGGAtccaaaaattgaagaaacaag GTCATTTTCTACCTGAGGAGGATGATAAGTTTCTAGAGAAGGTTCGAGCTGCAGTTGAGGAAGAGGAACGTCAAGCCCTTGCTGCAGCTGATACTGATGCTGCCAAGGACGCCATTGCTACTGCAGAGGTGTCTAGGAAGACTATTCCGAGTTATAATCCTGAATCAAGGGATCCAGCTAGTGCTACCAACGGGTCTGAAGAAAGAAATGATCAAAGAACTGCGAGTGCAGATGATAAGATCTCCAACACCAGCACTGATAAAGAGCCTGGGAAACAGTTTGGAGAAGTACAAGGTTATGGAAGAATGTATGATTATGCAGTCAACTTACCGATGGAGttctatcattattattatgGAAGTAACACTGATATGGGCACGTTAATTGAG GTGAGAAGATCGTGGGATGCATTTATAAGACCTGGAGGAAG TCGAATACCAGGACATTGGGTTCAACCACCACCACCTGCAGATGAAATATGGGCAGCATATTTGGTTCGACCAAAATGA
- the LOC120069737 gene encoding U11/U12 small nuclear ribonucleoprotein 59 kDa protein isoform X2, with protein MNPVPHQFAPQPPWFPVPPPNPPPSSCSSFWDNLNVRDRLRDLQDTLDLAKSMQKELEMLMIVKEGNSSEQSADNLPNGSSIGEFSDYLKDRRINSELQESRSVEIAAALMKRLRAQLHPFSLATDESSLSEAVKLSGKLLKAKRNKQWRKKKRKRIAESLAKERESFDQVDQEADKWRAREIAKDIAKRKVEKMKEIARIKAKEEKKKLDSELELALIVEKLQELRSIRIQKLKKQGHFLPEEDDKFLEKVRAAVEEEERQALAAADTDAAKDAIATAEVSRKTIPSYNPESRDPASATNGSEERNDQRTASADDKISNTSTDKEPGKQFGEVQGYGRMYDYAVNLPMEFYHYYYGSNTDMGTLIEVRRSWDAFIRPGGR; from the exons ATGAATCCAGTTCCGCATCAGTTTGCACCTCAACCTCCGTGGTTCCCGGTGCCGCCACCGAATCCGCCGCCGTCTTCATGTTCATCGTTCTGGGACAACCTGAATGTGCGTGATCGTTTAAGGGATTTGCAAGACACTCTCGATCTCGCCAAGTCAAT GCAGAAAGAGCTTGAAATGTTGATGATAGTTAAAGAGGGAAATTCATCCGAGCAGAGTGCGGATAATCTGCCTAATGGTTCTTCTATTGGTGAATTTTCTGATTACTTGAAAGATAGAAGAATTAATTCGGAGTTGCAAGAATCGCGTTCGGTCGAAATTGCAGCTGCTTTGATGAAAAGGTTGAGAGCTCAGCTTCATCCATTTAGCCTGGCTACTGATGAATCGAGTCTCTCGGAAGCAGTTAAGTTATCTGGTAAATTATTGAAGGCCAAGAGAAATAAGCAgtggagaaagaaaaagaggaagCGCATTGCTGAATCACTCGCAAAG GAACGTGAAAGTTTTGACCAAGTTGATCAGGAGGCTGATAAATGGAGGGCCAGGGAGATTGCCAAGGATATTGCAAAACGCAAG GTGGAGAAGATGAAAGAGATTGCAAGAATTAAAGcaaaagaggagaaaaagaagctaGATTCTGAG CTTGAACTAGCACTAATAGTGGAAAAGTTGCAAGAATTGCGCTCCATCAGGAtccaaaaattgaagaaacaag GTCATTTTCTACCTGAGGAGGATGATAAGTTTCTAGAGAAGGTTCGAGCTGCAGTTGAGGAAGAGGAACGTCAAGCCCTTGCTGCAGCTGATACTGATGCTGCCAAGGACGCCATTGCTACTGCAGAGGTGTCTAGGAAGACTATTCCGAGTTATAATCCTGAATCAAGGGATCCAGCTAGTGCTACCAACGGGTCTGAAGAAAGAAATGATCAAAGAACTGCGAGTGCAGATGATAAGATCTCCAACACCAGCACTGATAAAGAGCCTGGGAAACAGTTTGGAGAAGTACAAGGTTATGGAAGAATGTATGATTATGCAGTCAACTTACCGATGGAGttctatcattattattatgGAAGTAACACTGATATGGGCACGTTAATTGAG GTGAGAAGATCGTGGGATGCATTTATAAGACCTGGAGGAAGGTAA
- the LOC120069737 gene encoding U11/U12 small nuclear ribonucleoprotein 59 kDa protein isoform X3 has protein sequence MLMIVKEGNSSEQSADNLPNGSSIGEFSDYLKDRRINSELQESRSVEIAAALMKRLRAQLHPFSLATDESSLSEAVKLSGKLLKAKRNKQWRKKKRKRIAESLAKERESFDQVDQEADKWRAREIAKDIAKRKVEKMKEIARIKAKEEKKKLDSELELALIVEKLQELRSIRIQKLKKQGHFLPEEDDKFLEKVRAAVEEEERQALAAADTDAAKDAIATAEVSRKTIPSYNPESRDPASATNGSEERNDQRTASADDKISNTSTDKEPGKQFGEVQGYGRMYDYAVNLPMEFYHYYYGSNTDMGTLIEVRRSWDAFIRPGGSRIPGHWVQPPPPADEIWAAYLVRPK, from the exons ATGTTGATGATAGTTAAAGAGGGAAATTCATCCGAGCAGAGTGCGGATAATCTGCCTAATGGTTCTTCTATTGGTGAATTTTCTGATTACTTGAAAGATAGAAGAATTAATTCGGAGTTGCAAGAATCGCGTTCGGTCGAAATTGCAGCTGCTTTGATGAAAAGGTTGAGAGCTCAGCTTCATCCATTTAGCCTGGCTACTGATGAATCGAGTCTCTCGGAAGCAGTTAAGTTATCTGGTAAATTATTGAAGGCCAAGAGAAATAAGCAgtggagaaagaaaaagaggaagCGCATTGCTGAATCACTCGCAAAG GAACGTGAAAGTTTTGACCAAGTTGATCAGGAGGCTGATAAATGGAGGGCCAGGGAGATTGCCAAGGATATTGCAAAACGCAAG GTGGAGAAGATGAAAGAGATTGCAAGAATTAAAGcaaaagaggagaaaaagaagctaGATTCTGAG CTTGAACTAGCACTAATAGTGGAAAAGTTGCAAGAATTGCGCTCCATCAGGAtccaaaaattgaagaaacaag GTCATTTTCTACCTGAGGAGGATGATAAGTTTCTAGAGAAGGTTCGAGCTGCAGTTGAGGAAGAGGAACGTCAAGCCCTTGCTGCAGCTGATACTGATGCTGCCAAGGACGCCATTGCTACTGCAGAGGTGTCTAGGAAGACTATTCCGAGTTATAATCCTGAATCAAGGGATCCAGCTAGTGCTACCAACGGGTCTGAAGAAAGAAATGATCAAAGAACTGCGAGTGCAGATGATAAGATCTCCAACACCAGCACTGATAAAGAGCCTGGGAAACAGTTTGGAGAAGTACAAGGTTATGGAAGAATGTATGATTATGCAGTCAACTTACCGATGGAGttctatcattattattatgGAAGTAACACTGATATGGGCACGTTAATTGAG GTGAGAAGATCGTGGGATGCATTTATAAGACCTGGAGGAAG TCGAATACCAGGACATTGGGTTCAACCACCACCACCTGCAGATGAAATATGGGCAGCATATTTGGTTCGACCAAAATGA